The DNA segment CAGCAGTTGGCGGGCGCGGGTCGACCACGTTCTGCAGCAACACGACCTGACGTCGGCGTTCGACAGCATCATCTGCCGCGACGACGTGCGCAGCGGTAAACCGGCGCCCGATCCCTATCGACTGGCGGCGGCACAACTGGGCCGGCAAAGTGATGAATGCCTGGTCTTCGAAGACTCCGTCAGCGGTGTGCAGTCGGCGATCAGCAGCGGTGCGCTGTGTATCGGCATTGGTGACGACCCGACGCTGACTGCGCATGGCGCTGCAGGCGTGTATGCCGATTTCACCCGGCTTGCGCTTAGGCTGAACGGTGTGGGCGCGCACGGTTATGCCGATGGAGCGCTGTTCATTAACGCTCACCCGACCCAGAGGTTTGCCCGCTCATGACATTGACGTTGCAGCACGCCAGCGTGCTCTGGAAATTCCTCGGTGCGGGGCGCCAACACAGCGCCAGTGAATTGATCGTAGTCTGCGGCTCCTACGACCTGCGGGTCTGCGATTACGCCTGCCAACTCCTGAAAGACGGTGTGGCGCCCCACCTGTTATTCACCGGCAATACCGGCAACTGGACCCGGCATTTGTGGGAACGCACCGAAGCCGATATTTTTGCCCAACACGCGTTGATGCAAGGGGTGAGGGCTGAGCAGTTCACCCTGGAAACCCGCGCGACCAATTTTGCCGAAAACATCGCGTTGGCCCGGGCGATGTTTCCCGACGTGCGTCGCGCGACCTTTCTGACCAAGCCCAATTCGATCCGGCGCGTGGCGTTGACCTTGCCCGTGCAATGGCCCGAACTGGAAGCCTTTGTGGATGCGCCGTCGTTCCGATTTCCCGATGACGTCAGCAATCTGATCGGGGTCTTGGGCCTGATCGACGAAATGGTCGGCGATGTGCACCGCATCATGGTTTACCCTTCGTTGGGTTTTCAGGTCGAGCAGGTCATCCCCGAAGAGGTTCAGGTAGCCTGGCGGTATCTGGTGGAGCAAGGCTTCGATCACCATTTGATCAAGGGCAGGAGTTGACGCTGACTCCCGCCGGGAGACAGACATGCAATACGACACGCTGATCCGCAACGCCACCGTCATCGATGGCAGCAACACCCCCGGCTACCGCGCCGATGTGGCGATTCTCAACGGGCGCATCGAACGTATCGGCGACTTGCACGATGCTCGCGCCACGGAAGAAATCGACGCCGCCGGCCGCGTGCTCGCCCCAGGCTTCATCGACGTGCACACCCACGACGACACCGTGGTCATCCGCCAGCCGCAGATGCTGCCCAAACTCAGCCAGGGCGTGACCACGGTGATCGTCGGCAACTGCGGGATCAGCGCCTCGCCGGTCAGTTTGCAAGGCAATCCACCGGATCCGATGAACCTGCTCGGCAGCGCAGCGGCGTTCGTCTATCCACGTTTCAGCGATTACCGCGCCGCCGTCGAAGCGGCGAACACCACGCTGAATGTCGCCGCACTGGTCGGCCACACCGCGCTGCGCAGCAATCACCTCGACGACCTGTTCCGCACCGCCACGCCAGATGAAGTCGCCGCCATGCGCGAGCAATTGCGTGAAAGCCTTGAAGCCGGCGCGCTCGGTTTATCCACAGGCCTGGCGTACGCCAGCGCCTACAACGCCTCCACCGACGAAGTGAAGCAACTGACCGAAGAGCTGACGGCATTCGGCGCGGTGTACACCACCCACTTGCGCAGTGAATTCGAGCCGGTGCTGGAGGCAATGGACGAAGCGTTCAGCATCGGCCGTCACTCACAATCCCCGGTGATCATTTCCCACCTCAAATGTGCCGGTGTCGGTAATTGGGGGCGCAGTCCGCAGTTGCTCGCGGCGTTGGAGGAAGCAGCGAAAACCCAGCACGTAGGATGCGATTGCTATCCCTACGCGGCGAGTTCTTCGACCCTGGATCTGAAGCAAGTCACCGACGCCCACCGCATCACCATCACCTGGTCGACACCGCATCCTGAAGTCAGCGGACGCGACCTGATCGACATCGCCGCCGAATGGAACGTGCCACTGCTCGAAGCCGCCAAGCGCCTGCAACCGGCGGGCGCGGTGTACTACGGCATGGACGAGGCCGATGTACGAAAAATCCTCGCGCATCCACTGTCGATGGTCGGTTCTGACGGCCTGCCGGAAGATCCGTTCCCGCATCCGCGCCTGTGGGGCGCTTTCCCACGAGTGCTCGGACATTTCAGTCGTGATGTCGGGCTGTTTCCGCTGCACACCGCCGTGCACAAGATGACCGGCCTGTCGGCGGCGCGGTTTGGTTTGAAGGAGCGCGGTGAAATTCGTGAAGGGTATTGGGCGGATCTGGTGCTGTTCGATCCGGCGACCGTGCGCGATGTGGCAGATTTCACTGATCCGCAGCGGCCAGCGCAGGGGATTGATGGGGTGTGGGTCAATGGTGTGTTGAGTTATCGCGACGGACAGGCGAACGGTCGTCGGGAAGGACGATTTCTGGCCCGGAACGGGGATTTGCGCGAAGGATTTCATTGATTGCCAAGCCCCTGTAGGAGCTGCCGAAGGCTGCGATCCTTTGATCTACGTCTCATGGTGGCACTCTGAGATTAAAGAATGTCGAAACCAAGCCGAATTGCTGACATCCAGCCCAGCTAAACTCTTGGGCCAACCAGTCAGGGAGCACCCCATGAGCTTCGGCAAAACCACTCCGATCCTGCGGATCTTCGATGAAGCCAAGGCGTTGGAATTTTACGTCGACTTCCTCGGTTTCAAGATCGACTGGCAGCACCGTTTCGAAGCGAACTTCCCGCTGTATCTGCAGGTGTCGCGTGGCGAGTGCGTGCTGCACCTGTCCGAGCATCATGGCGACGCGACGCCGGGTTCGGCACTGCGTATCGAGACCGATGAGCTGGAGGCGTTCCAGCAGCAATTGGTGGCCAAGGACTACAAGTTCTCGCACCCACAGATTCAGGCGATGCCGTGGGGCAGTCAGGACATGACGATTGCTGATCCGTTTGGTAATCGGTTGGTGTTTACCAACGCGATCAGTGTTTGAGCTGAGAAGAGCCCCTCACCCTAACCCTCTCCCTCCGGGAGAGGGTTGGGGTGAGGGAAAAAGATTCACGCCATACAAAAAAGCCCGCTGCTAAACCACTAAGGTTTTGCCGCGGGCTTTTTCGTTACTCGGTTGGCACTAACTGATCCAGCACGCGATTGACGGCGATTTCCGCCACCATCACCACTTGTGCGATGCCTTGCAGGGTCTTGCGGTGCGAGCCTTCCAGCAGGCCGGCGAAGTCGTTGAGCATCACGGTGGCCGAGCCAAGGGATTCGCAGGCATCGGCCAGCAACGGTTCGGTGCCGCTGGCCGGATTGGCCATGTAGAGACGATTGGGCTGGTACGGGGTGGCCATGATGGCGGGCGTCGGTGGGCCGAGGTAGTGGTCGAGAGCACGCTCGGCGGCTTCGTGGAATTTCTTTGAGTCGGGGGATTGGTAGGGGGAGGCCGCGTCGGTGGGCGGCGGGTTGGGGGTAACTTTGAACATGATTTTGGGTCCTGAAGTAGGAGCCATCACCGCTTCTCTACTAATAAGAAGAGGTGGCAGCTGTGCGCAGGTTAGTAGACCGGGGACCCAGGGAACCGGCGCGCTCGAAAGCGCCCTACGCACAGCCACCATAGAGTGCAGGCGGAAAATGCCTGACTGTTTGATGTGCAATGCACCCTGGAAGAACCTCGGGCTACTAAACCCGATCACTGGAAATCAGTGACGGACTCAAGTTACCGACGGGCTCCAGGGCGCACAAGCCGGCGGATTCTGGCGTAGCCGTAGGCAGTGGCGCAAGGATTTGTAGGCAGTAGGGCGTAACACTGAGTGTCTTTAAACACGTGTGCTGCAGTGGGTTTATCGGGCTGCTGAAATTGAGGAATTGTCTGTCGGATTGAGGTGAGGCGACTGGCGCCTTCGCGAGCAAGCTCGCTCCCACAGGGGGGTTATGTCGTACACAAAATCTGCATTCACTGAAGATCCACTGTGGGAGCGAGCTTGCTCGCGAAGAGGCCGGCAGCATCACCCCCGATGCATCTGCCGAAACTCCCCCGGCGGCATCCCGCGCCGGCTCTTGAACGTACGATGAAACGACCGCGGCTCGGTAAACCCCAGATACTGCGCGATGTCCTGAATCGGCAACGTGCTGTTGAGCAAATAATGCTCAGCCAGCTCCTGACGCAAGTCATCCAGAATCTGCTGATACGACGTCCCCGCCTGGTGCAACTGGCGTTGCAACGTGCGCACCGACACCGCGAGCTGCTCGGCCACCTGTTCCTTGCGCGGCAAACCTTCCTTAAGCAACTGGCGCAGGATGCTTTTGACCCGCTGTTCCAGCGACGCATCCTCCAGCGTCGCCATCAAGCCCATCGCGTGTTCTTCCAGGGTACGCAGCAACTGCGCATCGGCCTGGCGCAGCGGCAATTGCAGATACGCCAGCGGCACGATCAGCGCCGAATACGCCTGCTCGAACAACACCGGGCAATCGAAAAACGCTTCGTACTGCGCCTGCGTAGCGTCTGTCGGGCACGGATGTTCCAGCCACACGGCGGCGGGTGACATCTGCGTGTCGGCGATCCAGCGCGCATATTGCAGCCATGAACCAAGGACGTTTTCCACCAGATGCCGGCGGATTCGCGGACGCTCGTAGCGGCAAGTCCAGATCAGGTGCACGTGGCCGTCCTGCACCTCGGCACGGCTGACACCCATGTCGCCCACCAGTTTTTCGAACGGCATGATCCGGCTCATGGCATCGCCCAGGGTCGCGCAGTTCATGGTGATGTAACCGAGCACGCTCCAGGAGTTGGGCAGGACGAAGTTTGCCGCGTTGAGACCAAACAGCGGATCGCCCGAGTGCTCGCAGAAATAATCGAGCAGGCGCTCATGGGTTTCGCCCGGCAGGCGCAGGCTGTTGTCGCTCAGTTGCTGCGCCTGCAATCCGGCTGCCGCCAACGCCGGCTCGATGGCCATGCCCAGTTGCTCGGCATGGCGCACGTATTTGAGCAGCGGCGGAACCGAGGTGAAGCCGAGCGATTGCATGATCCGAATTCCTTGATCAAGGTCTGCGTGAGCGAATGAATGGCTGAAAGGTAATTTGAAACCCCGACTAAAGTAAATGGCTGGCACTTGCGCGACGTTTGACTCAATTGGCTACTCGAACTGGCCGGATGCGACCGTGACACTTTTTGGCCGCTGACTAGTATGGAGGCCTGCCACATCACTGATCAGACTGCATAAGAAGGACACACGCATGCGACGCTGGAACGGCTGGGGAGAGGCAACAACGGTGGTCGAACTGCCGGCCCAGGGCGCGAATTTTCTCCATGAACGGCTGGGGGCCGGGCGCGCGTTGCCCGATGCCACGCTGGAGTCGGCATTGGCGCGGGTGCCGCTCTCACGATTGGCGGCGCACACCTTGTACAGCGTCGACGCCCATGACCGTCTGCTGCACGCCCGGGGTCAGAGCCTGCCGGATTGGCTGGCGCTGCGCGAGGGTGCGCTGGGCATCTATCCGGACGCGGTGGCGTTCCCGGAAACCGCCGAGCAGATCCGTCAATTGCTGGTCCTTGCCCATGAGCAGGACCTGTGCCTGATTCCCTACGGCGGCGGCACCTCAGTGGCCGGGCACATCAATCCGCCGGATTCGACGCGGCCGGTGGTGACCGTGTCGCTGGCACGGATGAATCGCCTGATCGATCTCGACGAGGCAAGCCAATTGGCGACGTTCGGCCCCGGTGCCAGTGGCCCGCAGGTGGAGAGTCAGCTGCGCGCTCGCGGCTACACGCTGGGGCATTTCCCGCAGTCGTGGGAGTTGTCGACGCTGGGCGGTTGGGTCGCCAGTCGCTCCAGCGGTCAGCAGTCATTGCGCTACGGGCGTATCGAGCAATTGTTCGCCGGCGGCACCCTGGAAACCTTTGCCGGGCCCTTGGAAATCCCTACCTTTCCAGCCTCGGCGGCGGGGCCTGATCTGCGCGAAGTGGTGCTCGGTTGCGAGGGCCGCTTCGGGATCATTTCCGAGGTCAAAGTGCGGGTCAGTCCGCTGCCCACCGATGAGCGTTTTTACGGGGTGTTCCTGCCCAGTTGGAGCAAGGCGCTGCAAGCGATCCGCCAATTGGCCCAGGCGCGAGTGCCGCTGTCGATGCTGCGCCTGTCGAACGCGGTGGAGACCGAAACCCAACTGGCGCTGGCCGGGCATCCGCAGCAGATCGCCTGGCTGGAGAAGTATCTGAACCTGCGCGGTGCCGGTGAAGGCAAATGCCTGCTGACCTTCGGCGTGACCGGCAACCGCCGGCAAAACGCGCTGTCGCTGAGCCAGGCGCGGCAGCATCTGAAAGCCTTCGGTGGCGTGTTCACCGGCACCTTGCTTGGCAAGAAATGGGCGCAGAACCGCTTCCGCTTCCCCTACCTGCGCGAGAACCTGTGGAACGCCGGCTACGTGGTCGACACCCTGGAAACCGCCACCGACTGGAGCAATGTCGACCACCTGCTCAACCTGATCGAAAACAGCCTGCGTGACGCGCTGGCGGCGCAGGGTGAACGGGTGCATGTGTTCACCCATCTGTCCCATGTCTACGGCGAAGGCTCGAGCATCTACACCACGTATGTGTTTCGCCCGGCGGCGGATTATCCGGCGACGCTGGCGCGCTGGCAGGCGCTCAAGCACGCGGCCAGCCAGACCATCGTCGACAACCACGGCACCATCAGCCACCAGCACGGCGTCGGCAAGGATCACGCGCCGTATCTGCCACGCGAGAAAGGCGCACTGGCGATGGACACCTTGCAGGCGCTGAGCAAGCACTTCGATCCGGCCGGGCGCCTCAACCCCGGCACGCTGTTGCAGGAGTGACGGCCATGCACCCGGACTGGAACGCCGCGTGGCGCCAGCAAACCTTGCCGACATTGGCTGACGCAAGCTGGGATCTGATCGTCATCGGCGGCGGCATCAGCGGTGCCGGCATCCTGCGCGAAGCGGCGCGGCGGGGCTGGCGTTGTCTGCTGCTGGAGCAACGGGATTTCGCCTGGGGCACCTCTAGCCGATCATCGAAAATGGTCCATGGAGGCTTGCGTTACATCGCCAAGGGCCAGTGGCGCCTGACCCGTGATTCGGTGCGCGAGCGCCAGCGTCTGCTCGACGAAGCGCCGGGGCTGGTGGAGCCGATGAGTTTCATGATGCCGCACTATCGCGGCGGCTTTCCCGGGCCGCGTGTGCTCGGTGGCTTGTTGTCGGTGTACGACGCGTTGGCGGGACGCCGCAGCCATCGTTTTCATGATGCGCAGCAACTGCGTTTTCTGGCGCCGGGGGTGAAGGAAAATCACCTGCTCGGCGGTACCTGTTTTGTCGATGCGCTGACCGATGACGCACGGCTGGTGATGCGCGTGTTGCGCGAAGCGCGGGCCGATGGTGCGGCGGTGTTCAACGGGGTGCGCGTCGAACATTTGCTGCGCGAAAACGGTCGGGTGTGTGGGGTGCAGATCGAGGACTGCGAAGCAGGTGGATCGCTGCAATTGCGTTGCGGCGTGCTGGCGGTGGCGACCGGGGCGTGGGCTGAGCGCCTGCGTTTGCCCGAGGCTCCGCGACAGTTGCGGCCATTGCGCGGCAGCCATCTGCTGTTGCCGGGCTGGCGTTTGCCGGTGGCGCAGGCCTTCACTTTTTTGCATGCGCGCGACCGTCGGCCAGTGTTCGTGTTTCCGTGGGAAGGGGCGACGGTGGTCGGCACCACCGACCTCGATCATCGCGAGAATCTGGATCAGAGCGCGAGCATCAGCGCTGACGAACTCGACTATCTGCTGGCGGCCTGCACGCAACAATTTCCAGGTGCCGAAGTGACGACGAGCGATGTGCTGTCGACCTGGTCCGGCGTGCGTCCGGTGGTCGGCAGCGCGGCGGGTGAACAGCAAGGCAAGCCGTCGAATGAAACCCGTGAACATGTGCTGTGGCAGGAGCCGGGTTGTGTCACGTTGGCCGGCGGCAAACTGACGACGTTTCGCCCGCAAGCCATCGAAGTGCTCAAGGCCTGCGCCGACATGCTTGGCCGCGATTTCGAAGATGACGGCGCGCCGGTGTTCGCAGCCGTCCCGCCACTGACCATTCCCGGACTCAGCCCGCAACAGTGGCGACGGCTGGCCGGACGCCACGGTCGTGACCTGCCGCGACTGGCGCAGCTGATCACCGAGTTGGGCCACGAAACGGTCGGCAACACCGACACCTTGTGGGCAGAGCTGGCCTTCGCCTGCGAGGCGGAAATGGTCCTGCACCTCGATGATCTGTTGCTGCGCCGCACCCGTCTGGGCCTGTTGCTGGCGCGCGGTGGCGAAGAACATTTCGCTGCCATCCGCCAACTCTGCCAGCCCCGCCTGGGGTGGGACGATGCACACTGGCAGCAAGAGCTGCAACGTTACCGGGCGTTGTGGCAACGCCATCACGGTCTGCCGGATGCCACGCCTTGAGGCCCCTTGAAGAGAGCGCCATGGACACCCCCCCGAACAAGCGTTACCTGCTGGCAATCGACAACGGCACCCAGAGCGTGCGCGCATTGCTCTTCGATTTGCAGGGCAATCTGCTCGGTAAAGGCAAGGTCGAGTTGCAGGCGTATTACTCGACGCAACCGGGCTGGGCCGAGCAGGACCCGGAATATTATTGGGCAAAACTCGGCGAGGCCTGTCAGCAGGTATGGGCGCAAACCGGGATTGATCGCTCGCAGATTGCCGGGGTGTCGCTGACCACTCAGCGCGGCACGGTGATCAATGTCGATGCTCAGGGCAAGCCACTGCGCCCGGCCATTCTGTGGCTCGATCAGCGCCAGAGCGAAGTCGAGGGCGGGATCAAGGGGCCGTGGGGCTGGCTGTTCAAACTGGTCGGCGCGCAGGCCACCGTGGATTATTTTCGCGCTCAGGCCGAGGCCAACTGGATCGCCAGACACCAGCCTGAAGTATGGGCAGCGACCGACAAGTTTTTGCTGCTCTCGGGGTTTCTCACCCATCGTTTGTGTGGGCGCTTTGTCGACTCGGTGGGTTGCTGCGTCGGCTATCTGCCGTTCGACTTCAAACGGTTGAAATGGGCCGCGCCCAGCGACTGGAAATGGCAGGCGCTGGCGGTGCGTCCGGAACAATTGCCGACCTTGCACAAGCCCGGCGAAACCCTTGGCTACATCAGCGCCGAAGCGAGCCGCCACACGGGGATTCCGGAGGGCTTGCCGCTGATTGCTGCGGGCGCTGACAAGGCCTGCGAAGTGGTCGGCTCCGGCGTGGTCGATGCGAGCACGGTGTGCCTGTCCTACGGCACCACCGCGACGATCACCAGCACTCGCTCGCGCTATCTGGAAATCGTCCCGCTGATCCCGCCGTACCCCTCGGCGGTGCCGGATCAGTACAACTGCGAGGTGATGATTTATCGCGGTTACTGGATGGTCAGCTGGTTCAAGAACGAGTTCGGCCTGCGCGAGATGCAGCAGGCGCAAGAGCAGGGCATTGAACCCGAGCAACTGTTCGATGCGCTGGTGAATGCGGTGCCGCCGGGATCGATGGGGCTGATGCTGCAACCGTACTGGTCGCCGGGGATTCGTGAGCCGGGTGTCGAAGCCAAGGGCGCGATGATAGGCTTCGGCGACGTGCACACCCGCGCGCACATTTACCGGGCGATTCTGGAAGGGCTGGCGTATGCGCTGCGCCAAGGCCTGGAGAACATCGAGAAGCGCTCGAAGGTGTCGATCAAGCGCCTGCGAGTGGCCGGTGGCGGCTCGCAGAGTGATGCGGCGATGCAGCTGACGGCGAATATTTTCGGCCTGCCGGCGGAGCGTCCGCATGTGTACGAAGCGTCCGGGCTGGGCGCGGCGATCTGTTGTGCGGTGGGGTTGGGCTTGTATGCGGATTTCCCCACGGCAATCGCCGCGATGACGCGGGTGGGCACGGTGTTCACACCGCAGCCCGAGGCGCAGCAGGTCTATGAGCGTTTGTACAAAGAGGTGTACCTGCGCATGTATCGCCAGCTCAAACCGTTGTACCAGAGCATCCGCAAAATCACCGGTTACCCCGCTTAGCTGACCACCACCGTCCCCTGTGGGAGCGAGCTTGCTCGCGAATGCGGAGTGTCAGTCACTATTGTCTTGTCTGACCCACCGCTTTCGCGAGCAAGCTCGCTCCCACAAGGTTATGCGGTGGAATCGGAACCTCTTATGTGGCGCTATCGGAGACTTTTTCTGGTGAGATCGGACAGTGTCAGCGCCGGGGGCGGTTGTTAGGCTCAACCCCCACGGCACCTCCAATAAGAATTAAAAGCAATGAAGCTGACATTTCTCCTGTTGCTGCTTTGTGCAATGGCCCCGACGGCGTGGGGCTGGTCGAACCACACGGTGGGCAGCTATCTGGCGTTGCAGGAACTGCCGGCGCTGCGCGATGCGCCGTCGGTCGAGGTCGAGCCGCTGGAGCGTTTTCTCGCCGAGCAATATCCGGCCGTGGTCGCACTGCTGGAACAACAGGAAAACTTCGCCCGTGAACACTTCACCCAGTACCCGCCGCGCCCCGACAATCTGAAGCTGCCCGCGGTGCCGGGCGACAATCTGCGCCACGATTTTCTCACGGCGTTGCGGCTCAATCCGCGCATTCATCTGGCGATGGTCATTCAGCCGTTGCCGGGTCAAGACCTGCCCGAGCGCGAACACCTCAGTGCCGATCAGGTGATGGTCGAGCAGACGCTTTCGCCATGGAATCGTCAGCGTTTCAATCGCGTAGCGGACGGCGAGAAAGTCGCGGCGCTGGCGGTACTGGCGAGCGCCGCCGACGAGCCGGATTACGGTCATGACATCAACCTGTTCAGCGACAACCCCGGCGAGGTCGGCGCGCTGTATGGCTTCGGCCCGCAGCCGTTCGGCGATGCGCGTTTTCAGTACAGCTCGCAGGCGCCGTTCCACATGGGCTTCTTCCATGAAAGCCCGGTGGTGTATGCCGCTGCCGGATTTCTTCAGCGCAGTTGGCCGGACTGGCGCGCCTATCAGTATCTGGGCCTGGCGCGTTTGGCGTTTGCCAGTGGCCATTCTTACTGGGGTTACCGCTTTCTCGGATGGGGCGCGCACCACGTGCAGGACCTGACTCAGCCGTATCACGCCAAGCCGCTGCCCGGGGTCGAACTGCCGAGCCTGTTGCTGCTGGAAGGCAAGGCGCTGGCCGGTTTTGCCGATGATAAAAAAGCCTCGATCGAGCGCGTCGCCACCCGCCATATGGAAATCGAAAAGTATCAATCGACCTGGCTGCGCCGCGTGCTGCGCGCCGGTCAGGCGCATCCGATGCTTGCGGCCTACGCCGATGTCGCTCAAGACCAACAGTATCCGCCGTACTCGGTGGACTACTTGCGCGAAGTGGTCAGCGCCGAGTCGGTCGAGGACTCGGCGGCGTTCGATGAAGCCATCGGCCAGTGGTTGGAAACGGCGCCGGTGACCAGTGATTTCAGCAGCGGCAATCAGTTGCAGCGCGAGACATTCGAGCATCCGGCACTCAATCAGCAGCTGTTCAGACTGCTCGGGCATTTCGGCGCGCACAGCCGGATTTATGTCCGTGCGGGACTGGCACCGTAGCCATCGCGGCCACGCAAAAAAACAATAAGAACAAGGAAGGAGGAACCCATGATCAACACTCGATTGCGCCTCACCGGCGTGGCACTGCCCGGTGTCGGCCTGGCAGGGCTGCTGCAACTCTGCGCGGTGGATGCGCTGCAGGCTGCCGAGTTCAGCGTGCTGGACAATCAAGTCACCGGCTCGATCGACACGACCCTGTCCTATGGGCGTTTGTGGCGGGTGCAGGGCCGCGACAAGAACAACGATGACGTCAACACCAACGACGGCAATCGCAACTTCGACACCGGGCTGGTTTCCGAGGTGTACAAGATCACTTCGGAGCTGGAGGCCAACTACCAGAACTACGGGATGTTCCTGCGCGGCACGGCGTTCTACGACACCCAGTTGATGGACAAGCGCAACGATTACTACCGCAACAACAACCCGTCGCAGCCGAGTCAGAGCTACCCGCAGGATGACCGTTTCACCAGCCAGACCCGCGACATCGCCGGCAGCCGGATCGAGATGCTCGACGCCTATGTCTACGGCAATTGGGACGTGGCGCAGATGCCGGTGACTGCACGGGTCGGGCGTCAGGTGTTCAACTGGGGCGAGGGGATTTTCTATCGCGGCGGGATCAACACCACCAACCCGGTGGACGCGGCCAAATACCGTTTGCCGGGGGCCGAGGTCAAGGAAGTGCTGATGCCGGTGGAGGCGGTGAGTTTCAACATCGGCCTCAGCGATTCGCTGACCCTAGAGAGCTTCTACCAGACCAACTGGAAGGAAACCCGCATCGACCCTGTCGGCACCTTCTACTCGCAGACCGACCTGTTCGCCGATGGCGGCAACACCGGTTACAACAACTTCAGCGGCACCGCGCTTGATACCCCGGTGCCGGGCTTCGGCAACGTCATCGGCCTGTACAGCGCACTGGGCAACAACCCGTTGCTCGGCCCGGCGCTGAAAAGCACCGGCCTGTACGCCAACGGTGTGACCCCGGCCTACGGCAACACGCTGAAAGTGGCGTCGATCGGCAAGGA comes from the Pseudomonas sp. RSB 5.4 genome and includes:
- a CDS encoding phospholipase, which codes for MKLTFLLLLLCAMAPTAWGWSNHTVGSYLALQELPALRDAPSVEVEPLERFLAEQYPAVVALLEQQENFAREHFTQYPPRPDNLKLPAVPGDNLRHDFLTALRLNPRIHLAMVIQPLPGQDLPEREHLSADQVMVEQTLSPWNRQRFNRVADGEKVAALAVLASAADEPDYGHDINLFSDNPGEVGALYGFGPQPFGDARFQYSSQAPFHMGFFHESPVVYAAAGFLQRSWPDWRAYQYLGLARLAFASGHSYWGYRFLGWGAHHVQDLTQPYHAKPLPGVELPSLLLLEGKALAGFADDKKASIERVATRHMEIEKYQSTWLRRVLRAGQAHPMLAAYADVAQDQQYPPYSVDYLREVVSAESVEDSAAFDEAIGQWLETAPVTSDFSSGNQLQRETFEHPALNQQLFRLLGHFGAHSRIYVRAGLAP